The Lacipirellula parvula genome window below encodes:
- a CDS encoding ATP-binding protein → MQLQLLFSNTPRTLPALNAFVRETLRQYPFDDATADKLAQCIFAAAENAIANAYPDGEAGEVKLRVTEENGRLEFRIRDYGLPQDVAALERRLHDAAQPAGVHSLAWPGLEAVDEIHWIGFGREGKAIQIIKWLHDSHIADSDGAAELTPFNAEAPLAPPQEYEIRRMRPEEAVQVSQLMYRAYGNTYLNEDVYYPDRVAAQDAAGTVISFVAVGAGGIVVGHYALERGVDGPVVEGGQAVVDPSHRSRGLLDRMKEAALAEAARLELLGWFADAVAVHTRTQQSNISHDGRLCCVDLAIAPRTQQFRNISTDLPQRITCLMFFHWLTEPLPRTIFVPERHQPIVAEIYAKLGAAATFGPASKAAGHGAIRISISATHATIRAELLGGDTAHQIRHAKREIVERSHAEVVYAELPLSDPATPSVAEALEEEGFGFLGVAPCHALAGDDLLRLAYLVEPLQREPIKTADEFCGRLVDYALAEQHRVQASL, encoded by the coding sequence ATGCAACTTCAGCTTCTCTTCTCGAACACCCCGCGGACGCTGCCGGCGCTCAACGCTTTTGTTCGCGAGACGCTCCGCCAGTACCCGTTCGACGACGCGACGGCCGACAAGCTGGCGCAGTGCATCTTCGCGGCGGCTGAGAATGCAATCGCGAACGCCTACCCCGACGGCGAAGCAGGCGAAGTGAAACTGCGCGTGACCGAAGAAAATGGGAGACTCGAATTTCGCATCCGCGACTACGGCCTGCCCCAAGACGTCGCCGCGCTCGAACGCCGTCTGCACGATGCGGCGCAACCCGCCGGCGTCCATTCACTGGCATGGCCCGGCTTGGAGGCCGTCGACGAGATCCACTGGATCGGCTTCGGCCGCGAGGGGAAAGCGATTCAGATCATCAAGTGGCTGCACGACAGTCATATCGCCGATAGCGACGGTGCGGCTGAATTGACGCCGTTTAACGCCGAAGCGCCGCTCGCTCCGCCTCAAGAGTACGAAATTCGCCGCATGCGGCCTGAAGAGGCGGTGCAAGTCTCGCAGTTGATGTACCGCGCCTACGGCAACACTTACCTTAATGAAGACGTCTACTACCCCGACCGCGTCGCCGCGCAAGACGCCGCCGGCACGGTGATTTCGTTCGTCGCCGTGGGAGCAGGTGGAATCGTCGTAGGCCATTATGCCCTGGAGCGCGGCGTCGACGGACCGGTGGTCGAAGGGGGACAAGCGGTCGTCGACCCGTCGCATCGCAGTCGCGGGCTGCTCGACCGCATGAAGGAAGCAGCGCTCGCCGAAGCTGCACGCTTGGAACTCCTCGGTTGGTTCGCCGACGCGGTGGCGGTTCACACGCGCACTCAGCAGTCGAACATCAGCCACGACGGCCGCCTCTGCTGCGTCGATCTGGCGATCGCCCCCCGCACCCAGCAGTTCCGCAACATTTCGACGGACTTGCCGCAGCGTATCACTTGTTTGATGTTCTTCCACTGGCTCACTGAGCCGCTGCCGCGGACGATCTTCGTCCCCGAGCGTCATCAGCCGATCGTCGCGGAAATTTACGCAAAGCTCGGCGCCGCGGCGACTTTCGGGCCGGCGTCTAAAGCTGCCGGCCACGGCGCCATCCGCATCTCGATCTCGGCGACGCATGCCACGATCCGCGCGGAACTGCTCGGCGGCGATACGGCTCACCAAATTCGCCACGCGAAACGCGAGATCGTCGAACGCTCGCACGCCGAAGTCGTTTACGCGGAACTGCCGCTAAGCGATCCCGCGACGCCGTCCGTCGCAGAAGCGTTGGAGGAAGAGGGGTTCGGATTCTTAGGCGTCGCCCCCTGCCACGCGCTGGCCGGCGACGACCTGCTGCGGCTTGCCTACCTCGTGGAACCGCTACAACGCGAGCCGATCAAAACCGCCGACGAATTCTGCGGCCGCCTCGTCGACTACGCCCTCGCCGAGCAACACCGCGTGCAAGCCAGCCTGTAG
- a CDS encoding sodium:solute symporter family protein has translation MTLTPFDWTVIALYFAANLAIGLYYARRAGGDVGEFFLSGRNAPWWLAGTSMVATTFAADTPLAVTGMVIDNGIAGNWLWWNLVMSGMMTVFFFARLWRRSRVMTDVEFAQLRYSGKPAAFLRGFRALYLGIPINCIILGWVNLAMLTILRTSLGVDDRTALYILVGILVFTAFYTTLAGLWGVLVTDMLQFALKMTMVILLAYYAVQAAGGVDALQEKIIALDGASGRSGSRLDFLPPLNSAWLPAVALGTYLAVSWWASWYPGSEPGGGGYVAQRIFSAKDERHGVLATLWFNVAHYALRPWPWILTALAALILSPELAASKDREASYIAMFMNPDIFPPRLRGFMIAGFAAAYMSTIATHLNWGASYVINDFYRAFVKRSASERHYVFASQLATVLIMIVSLLVTYYLRLHEKGIKDAWKLLLVTGAGTGTVYLLRWYWWRINAWSEVAAMVVAASVSLFLQLGPLQWRSNDEQEFAYILLTTVIVTTIAWVAVTYLTGPEPQAKLIAFYEQVRPAGPGWAPVRPLVNPAHAKPSESIGLQFANWIVGCTLIYSSLFGIGHLVFKNWLPGAGLLALACVCAAIISRNLNLQQE, from the coding sequence ATGACGCTTACGCCGTTTGACTGGACCGTCATCGCCCTCTACTTTGCCGCCAACTTGGCCATTGGCCTCTACTACGCCCGCCGCGCCGGCGGCGACGTTGGCGAGTTTTTCCTCTCGGGTCGCAACGCCCCTTGGTGGCTGGCCGGCACGTCGATGGTCGCCACGACCTTCGCCGCCGACACGCCGCTCGCAGTGACCGGCATGGTCATCGACAACGGCATCGCGGGGAACTGGCTGTGGTGGAACCTGGTGATGAGCGGCATGATGACCGTCTTCTTTTTCGCCCGGCTGTGGCGCCGCAGCCGCGTGATGACCGACGTCGAGTTCGCACAGCTACGCTACTCAGGGAAGCCGGCGGCGTTTCTGCGCGGGTTTCGCGCCCTCTACCTCGGCATTCCGATCAACTGCATCATCCTCGGCTGGGTGAACCTGGCGATGCTCACCATCTTGCGAACCAGCCTCGGCGTCGACGATCGGACGGCGCTCTACATCCTCGTCGGCATCCTCGTTTTCACTGCGTTCTACACGACGCTTGCAGGTTTGTGGGGCGTGTTAGTGACCGACATGCTGCAGTTTGCGCTCAAGATGACGATGGTCATCTTGCTCGCTTACTACGCCGTGCAGGCCGCGGGTGGCGTTGATGCGCTGCAAGAGAAGATTATCGCCCTCGACGGGGCGAGCGGCCGGAGCGGCTCGCGGCTCGATTTCCTGCCGCCGCTCAACTCCGCTTGGCTGCCGGCCGTCGCGCTCGGCACCTATCTCGCGGTGAGCTGGTGGGCGAGTTGGTATCCCGGTTCCGAACCGGGCGGCGGCGGGTACGTTGCGCAGCGAATTTTTTCCGCGAAGGACGAACGCCACGGTGTGTTGGCAACGCTGTGGTTCAACGTCGCCCACTACGCGTTGCGGCCGTGGCCGTGGATTTTGACGGCGCTCGCCGCGCTCATCCTCTCGCCCGAACTCGCCGCCAGCAAAGATCGCGAGGCAAGCTACATCGCGATGTTCATGAACCCCGACATTTTTCCGCCACGTCTGCGAGGCTTCATGATCGCGGGATTTGCCGCCGCTTACATGTCGACGATCGCCACGCATCTCAACTGGGGCGCCTCGTACGTCATCAATGACTTCTACCGCGCCTTCGTCAAACGTAGCGCGAGCGAGCGGCACTACGTCTTTGCCTCACAACTGGCGACCGTGCTGATCATGATCGTCTCGCTGCTCGTCACCTATTACCTGCGACTGCACGAGAAAGGGATCAAAGACGCCTGGAAGCTGCTGCTCGTCACCGGGGCCGGCACCGGAACGGTTTACTTACTGCGTTGGTATTGGTGGCGGATTAATGCTTGGTCGGAAGTCGCAGCGATGGTCGTCGCGGCGAGCGTTTCGCTCTTCCTGCAACTCGGACCGCTGCAGTGGCGTTCGAACGACGAGCAAGAGTTCGCTTACATTCTGCTGACGACGGTGATCGTGACGACGATTGCGTGGGTCGCCGTCACCTACCTCACCGGCCCCGAGCCGCAGGCGAAGCTGATTGCCTTCTACGAACAAGTCCGCCCGGCAGGCCCAGGTTGGGCGCCGGTTCGCCCGCTCGTGAATCCCGCCCATGCCAAACCCAGCGAAAGCATCGGCCTGCAGTTCGCCAATTGGATCGTCGGCTGCACGCTGATTTACTCGTCGCTCTTCGGCATCGGGCACTTGGTGTTCAAAAACTGGCTTCCCGGAGCCGGCTTGCTCGCCCTCGCCTGCGTCTGCGCCGCGATCATCTCCCGTAACCTAAACTTGCAACAAGAGTAG
- a CDS encoding ABC transporter permease, with protein sequence MVPLKYNVRSLRARKVGSLMTIFGIAMVVWASIFAFGLSSGLDKTLEIAAEPLDVIVLRKGSTSEAVSAVTESAAREIKALKGIATNAAGTPLAASELVVFAYLPRRGAEIKVNVSVRGVDSVSRALRKEMTIVEGREFKEGVREAIVSRAMANRFQDLGLGDKFKVDGAEFEVVGIFEAGGGAVESEIWTDQAVLAQIAKRTGAMSSMQFRAASAADQERLINHIKNDEQIDLGALTEKQYYAEQAAQSSLIKFVGYIIAFVLTVGAMFAVANTMYGAIASRAREIGTLRALGFGRFSILFAFMLESLLLCVTGAALGCLAALGVNFLLGGIQTGTMNPGTFTEVAFSFDFGPMILLQGILLAVVMGLIGGFLPAFRAVRMKVVDALREV encoded by the coding sequence ATGGTTCCGCTTAAATACAACGTTCGCAGTCTCCGCGCCCGCAAGGTCGGCTCACTGATGACCATCTTTGGCATCGCGATGGTCGTGTGGGCCAGCATTTTTGCGTTTGGCTTGTCGTCAGGTCTCGACAAAACGCTCGAAATCGCCGCCGAGCCGCTCGACGTGATCGTCCTGCGGAAAGGTTCCACCTCCGAGGCGGTGAGCGCCGTCACCGAGTCCGCTGCGCGCGAGATCAAAGCGCTGAAGGGCATTGCGACGAATGCCGCCGGCACGCCGCTGGCCGCTTCAGAACTGGTCGTCTTCGCGTATTTGCCGCGGCGCGGCGCGGAAATCAAAGTGAACGTCTCCGTTCGCGGCGTCGACAGCGTCTCGCGTGCGCTACGCAAAGAAATGACAATCGTCGAAGGCCGCGAGTTTAAAGAGGGAGTGCGGGAAGCGATTGTCAGCCGCGCCATGGCGAACCGCTTCCAGGATCTTGGCCTGGGCGACAAGTTCAAGGTGGATGGCGCCGAGTTCGAGGTTGTCGGCATCTTTGAAGCCGGCGGCGGAGCGGTCGAATCGGAAATTTGGACGGACCAGGCAGTGCTCGCGCAGATCGCCAAGCGAACCGGGGCAATGTCGAGCATGCAGTTCCGTGCAGCCAGCGCAGCTGATCAAGAACGGCTGATTAACCACATTAAGAACGACGAGCAGATCGATCTCGGAGCGCTCACGGAAAAGCAGTACTACGCCGAGCAGGCCGCCCAAAGCAGCCTGATCAAGTTCGTCGGCTACATCATCGCTTTCGTGTTGACGGTCGGCGCAATGTTCGCCGTCGCGAACACGATGTACGGGGCCATCGCGTCACGCGCTCGCGAGATCGGTACGCTTCGCGCCCTCGGTTTCGGCCGCTTTAGCATTCTCTTCGCGTTCATGCTCGAGTCGCTGCTGCTCTGCGTCACCGGCGCCGCTCTCGGCTGTCTGGCGGCGCTCGGCGTCAACTTCCTGCTTGGCGGCATTCAAACAGGCACGATGAACCCCGGCACATTCACGGAAGTCGCCTTCTCGTTTGATTTCGGCCCGATGATCCTCCTGCAGGGCATCCTCCTGGCCGTGGTGATGGGCCTCATCGGCGGCTTCCTGCCCGCCTTCCGCGCCGTCCGCATGAAAGTCGTCGACGCCCTCCGCGAAGTGTAG
- a CDS encoding ABC transporter permease — MKYFPLILRNVFRNKVRSTLTAISIAISLFPLMLLYAFLDLQDDMANSTAQYNRVAVLHEGGLAGQLPIAYVDRVRRQSGVKNAIPMSWFGGNYREERTQFAQFATDPKVFFEVYPEFTCPPDQIAAWQADKTGCLVGTLLAASKGWKVGDKIPLQGNIYPVDLELTVRGIFDGPETSDRSWLVFHFDYFDESLKEARAPNAGNAGIIMLRTDSASKMSPVMQSIESSFASSDAPVKPMTEKEFGASFLEMMGNVRGFIRMTATAIVIALVCVAANTMAMAVRERTREIAMFKAIGFNQNTILGMFLAESVAIGLLGGLIGGVGTKFLFWYIDMSAVDPGLAMFYVPWRTALWGVALAAAIGLFSGLIPAWRAAHVSVIEGLRKVV, encoded by the coding sequence ATGAAGTATTTCCCGCTGATCTTGCGGAACGTATTTCGCAACAAAGTTCGCTCGACGCTCACGGCGATTTCGATTGCAATCAGCCTTTTTCCGTTGATGCTGCTCTATGCGTTCCTCGATTTGCAGGACGACATGGCGAACAGCACCGCGCAGTACAACCGCGTCGCCGTGCTGCATGAAGGCGGGCTAGCTGGCCAGTTGCCAATCGCCTACGTCGATCGCGTTCGCCGCCAATCTGGCGTGAAGAATGCGATTCCGATGTCGTGGTTTGGCGGGAACTATCGCGAAGAACGGACTCAGTTCGCACAGTTCGCCACCGATCCGAAGGTTTTCTTCGAAGTCTACCCGGAGTTCACCTGCCCTCCCGACCAGATTGCCGCCTGGCAAGCCGATAAAACCGGTTGCCTGGTGGGGACGCTGCTCGCCGCGAGCAAAGGCTGGAAGGTCGGTGATAAAATTCCGTTGCAAGGAAACATCTACCCCGTCGATCTCGAACTCACCGTCCGCGGAATTTTCGACGGACCTGAAACGTCCGACCGTTCATGGCTCGTGTTTCACTTCGACTACTTCGACGAGTCACTGAAGGAAGCGCGAGCGCCCAACGCCGGCAACGCAGGCATTATTATGTTGCGGACCGACTCGGCGTCGAAGATGTCGCCGGTGATGCAATCGATTGAGAGTTCGTTTGCTAGTTCGGATGCGCCAGTCAAGCCGATGACCGAGAAGGAATTCGGCGCGTCGTTCTTAGAAATGATGGGCAATGTCCGCGGCTTCATCCGCATGACGGCGACGGCCATCGTCATCGCGCTCGTTTGCGTCGCAGCGAACACCATGGCGATGGCTGTGCGGGAGAGGACGCGCGAGATCGCGATGTTCAAAGCGATCGGGTTCAACCAAAACACCATTCTCGGAATGTTTCTCGCCGAGTCGGTCGCCATCGGCCTGCTCGGCGGACTGATCGGCGGGGTCGGCACGAAGTTCTTGTTCTGGTACATCGACATGAGTGCGGTCGATCCAGGACTGGCGATGTTCTACGTCCCCTGGAGAACCGCGCTGTGGGGCGTCGCGCTCGCCGCGGCCATCGGCCTGTTCAGCGGCCTCATCCCTGCTTGGCGCGCCGCCCACGTCAGCGTCATCGAAGGACTTCGCAAGGTCGTGTAG
- a CDS encoding ABC transporter ATP-binding protein: protein MSDHQDSVVQLVDVTKGFWREKVVIPVLTNTTLHIPRGDFVAVMGPSGSGKSTLLNLCAGLDRPTTGDVIVNNQNLGDLSEAGLSKWRSENLGFVFQNYNLMPVLSALENVELPLLLTPLSRSERRKHAAAALRIVGLEDRADHYPRQLSGGQEQRVSIARALANDPVLLLADEPTGNLDAQSAEEVLALMQSLNEQFGTTIIMVTHDPKAARSAKRLLHLEKGTFVQADIDALEATR from the coding sequence ATGTCCGATCACCAAGACAGCGTCGTTCAGCTCGTTGACGTCACCAAAGGCTTCTGGCGTGAGAAGGTCGTAATTCCCGTTCTCACGAACACTACGCTCCACATCCCCCGCGGCGATTTCGTCGCGGTGATGGGCCCCTCCGGGTCCGGCAAGTCGACGCTGCTCAATCTGTGCGCAGGCCTCGACCGCCCCACCACCGGGGATGTGATCGTTAACAACCAGAACCTGGGAGATCTCTCCGAAGCGGGCCTCTCCAAATGGCGGAGCGAGAATCTCGGCTTCGTCTTTCAGAACTACAACCTCATGCCGGTGCTGTCGGCACTTGAAAACGTCGAGTTGCCGCTGCTGCTGACTCCGCTGTCGCGGAGCGAACGCCGCAAGCACGCTGCGGCAGCGCTGCGAATCGTCGGCCTCGAAGACCGCGCCGATCACTACCCGCGGCAACTCTCCGGCGGTCAGGAGCAGCGGGTTTCGATCGCTCGGGCACTGGCCAACGACCCCGTGCTGCTGCTCGCCGACGAACCGACCGGTAACCTCGACGCTCAGAGCGCCGAGGAAGTCCTGGCGCTCATGCAATCGTTGAATGAACAGTTCGGCACGACGATCATCATGGTGACGCACGATCCGAAGGCGGCCCGCAGCGCGAAGCGCTTGTTGCATCTTGAAAAAGGTACCTTCGTGCAGGCCGACATCGATGCGTTGGAGGCGACGCGATGA
- a CDS encoding efflux RND transporter periplasmic adaptor subunit, which produces MSSTSPSPTLPNVKAGSLRDELSSLRIDRSQARRSSPLALLAWGLLLLAILGAIGAAGYVALKDQLFPLPEVAVDSVRVMTLGQLKTELTATGYLESRWQAAVGAKVPGRIAEIPVEEGTEVKAGDVLAELEHADLDAMLESRKVAVALAEAQVAEAKFNAEQSQRDFNREQDVFKRNAGTKAALEKAQTTRDANKTILQAREASVAAAKNAVKEAEEAIRNMFIYAPFDGTVVTKDAEKGESIMPGGMGASSGRGSVITLAKLDELEVDTDVKEDYLGQIRKGQPTEVVVDAVPDHRYRGKLREIIPMGDRTRGIVKVKVAILNPDERLFPELSATVFFLPDQKEGDANQSERKGIFAPVTAIQGEGEEKFAWVLEGDRVRKVSVTTKGDADGGLIEMASPFKGGEMLVTSPPPGLKEGAQVKMAE; this is translated from the coding sequence ATGTCTTCGACATCGCCCTCCCCTACCCTGCCCAATGTCAAAGCTGGTTCGTTGCGCGATGAGCTTTCGTCGCTGCGAATCGACCGCAGCCAGGCTCGCCGCAGTTCGCCGCTCGCGCTCCTGGCGTGGGGGCTGCTGCTGTTGGCGATCCTCGGCGCAATCGGCGCCGCGGGCTACGTGGCATTGAAGGATCAGCTGTTCCCGCTGCCGGAAGTTGCGGTCGATTCAGTGCGCGTCATGACGCTGGGCCAGTTAAAGACGGAGCTGACCGCCACGGGGTATCTCGAATCGCGTTGGCAGGCCGCCGTCGGCGCCAAGGTGCCGGGCCGCATCGCCGAGATCCCGGTTGAAGAAGGAACCGAAGTGAAGGCGGGCGACGTACTCGCCGAGCTTGAGCATGCCGACCTCGACGCGATGCTCGAATCGCGCAAAGTCGCGGTCGCTTTGGCGGAAGCTCAAGTTGCCGAAGCCAAGTTCAATGCTGAGCAGTCGCAACGCGATTTCAACCGCGAGCAAGACGTCTTCAAGCGTAACGCCGGCACAAAGGCCGCGCTGGAAAAGGCGCAAACGACTCGCGACGCGAACAAGACGATCCTGCAAGCTCGCGAAGCCTCGGTCGCGGCGGCGAAGAATGCGGTGAAAGAGGCGGAAGAGGCGATTCGCAACATGTTTATCTACGCCCCGTTCGACGGCACGGTGGTGACAAAGGACGCCGAGAAGGGCGAATCGATTATGCCGGGCGGGATGGGCGCCAGTTCAGGCCGCGGCTCGGTGATCACGCTCGCCAAACTTGATGAACTCGAAGTCGACACCGACGTCAAAGAAGACTATCTGGGGCAGATTCGCAAGGGCCAGCCGACCGAGGTGGTCGTCGACGCCGTCCCCGATCACCGCTACCGCGGCAAGCTCCGCGAAATCATCCCCATGGGCGACCGCACCCGCGGCATCGTCAAGGTGAAGGTCGCGATCCTTAACCCCGACGAACGGCTGTTCCCCGAGCTGAGCGCGACAGTCTTCTTTTTGCCCGACCAAAAGGAAGGCGACGCGAACCAATCGGAACGCAAAGGGATCTTTGCTCCAGTGACCGCCATTCAGGGCGAGGGCGAGGAAAAATTCGCCTGGGTCCTCGAAGGCGACCGAGTGCGTAAAGTCTCCGTGACCACCAAGGGCGACGCCGACGGTGGTTTGATCGAAATGGCCTCGCCGTTCAAAGGGGGCGAAATGCTCGTTACCTCGCCGCCGCCGGGTCTCAAGGAAGGCGCGCAGGTGAAGATGGCGGAGTAA
- a CDS encoding 2-hydroxyacid dehydrogenase, translated as MHISVYSTKPYDRQFLDAANLEAQHQFRYLDERLSEHTAVLQTGSDAVCIFVNDGCDAVAMERLARQGCRLIALRCAGFNNVDLKAAEQHGIKVVRVPAYSPYAVAEHTLALILCLNRKIHRAYNRVREGNFALHGLLGFDLHGKTVGIVGTGKIGVILAKSLLGLGCRVIAHDPFQSRELIEQGGSYVELDEIWRHSDVISFHCPLTPESYHLVNDESIGLMKRGVMLVNTSRGGLVDAEAVIRGLKNRHIGSLALDVYEQEAPLFFENLSETIIQDDIFQRLLTFPNVLITGHQAYFTDEALRNIAETTVHNLTAFERGETLANEVTAAHAAK; from the coding sequence ATGCACATCTCCGTCTACAGCACGAAGCCGTACGACCGGCAGTTTCTCGACGCGGCCAATCTCGAAGCCCAGCATCAGTTCCGTTACCTCGACGAGCGACTGAGCGAACACACCGCGGTGCTGCAAACCGGTTCCGACGCGGTCTGCATTTTCGTGAACGACGGCTGCGACGCCGTGGCGATGGAGCGACTCGCCCGCCAAGGCTGTCGGCTCATCGCGCTGCGGTGCGCGGGATTCAATAACGTCGACTTGAAGGCGGCGGAGCAGCATGGCATCAAAGTCGTCCGCGTGCCGGCTTACTCGCCCTACGCCGTCGCCGAGCATACGCTCGCCCTCATCCTTTGCCTCAATCGCAAGATTCACCGCGCGTATAACAGGGTTCGCGAAGGGAACTTCGCGCTCCACGGCCTGCTGGGGTTTGATCTGCACGGAAAGACGGTCGGCATCGTCGGCACGGGCAAGATCGGCGTCATCCTGGCGAAGTCGCTACTGGGACTTGGTTGTCGAGTGATCGCGCACGATCCGTTTCAATCTCGCGAGCTCATCGAGCAGGGCGGATCGTACGTCGAGCTCGATGAAATCTGGCGGCACTCCGACGTGATCAGCTTCCACTGCCCGCTCACCCCCGAGTCATACCACCTCGTCAACGATGAATCGATCGGGCTGATGAAGCGTGGCGTGATGCTCGTGAACACGAGCCGCGGCGGGCTCGTCGACGCCGAGGCGGTCATCCGTGGCTTGAAGAATCGCCATATTGGTTCGCTGGCGCTCGACGTGTACGAACAAGAGGCGCCCCTCTTTTTCGAGAACCTGTCCGAAACGATTATCCAGGATGATATCTTTCAGCGGTTGCTGACCTTCCCTAACGTGCTGATCACCGGGCACCAGGCCTACTTCACCGACGAGGCGTTGCGAAACATTGCCGAGACGACGGTGCACAATCTCACCGCATTCGAACGAGGCGAGACGCTGGCGAACGAAGTGACCGCCGCTCATGCAGCAAAATAA
- a CDS encoding family 2A encapsulin nanocompartment cargo protein cysteine desulfurase, whose product MTINISTASSRDLPAGLPQSTGSLPQPQLGRSLPCDGTLLEGALTRLANELYAAPPGGAAYGMQPLSIGAVPGGAPGSVPGMPAGPNSFTPGGSAGGFGAPLPSSPQGFMGGSGGAPAQFPGGAIPSTAQGLGSPSVTQPHVPASGFGSTSQLPGTPAVSGLDLTPESSLNAGGGTASPTPPFPTTAGQQQSGVSLPGGHPPQTLQSVDDDRLQSALEHSNISGVPTNRSGAPASGVNSGPSVVPASSHAVNRVEDGSTFYFLNEAHQFARFSAPPSDLLPVPGVSLPSSAPRVSQPIPTGGLALHQPFSVEAIRRDFPILQERVNGHPLVWLDNAATTQKPQSVIDRIAYFYQHENSNIHRAAHELAARATDAYEDARNKVAKFLNASSSSEIVFVRGATEAINLVAKSWGRQHVGKDDEIVLTNLEHHANIVPWQMLAQETGARIRVAPVDDDGQILLDEYQKLFTSRTRLVAFPQVSNALGTITPAKEMVAIAQRYGARVLVDGAQAVSHMRADVQSLNADWYVFSGHKVFAPTGIGVLYGKRDLLESTQPWQGGGNMIQDVTFEKTIYQGAPNRFEAGTGNIADAVGLGAAIDYVERLGIENIARYEHDLLVYATRALQSIDGLRLIGTAPEKASVLSFTLAGHENESIGKALNAEGIAVRSGHHCAQPILRRMGVESTVRPSLAMYNNVDDVNRLVEAIHHVKSGSIGYRS is encoded by the coding sequence ATGACTATCAACATCTCTACAGCAAGTAGTCGCGACCTCCCCGCCGGCTTGCCGCAGAGCACGGGCTCGCTGCCTCAACCGCAGTTGGGCCGCAGCCTTCCTTGCGATGGCACGCTGCTGGAGGGTGCGCTCACCCGTTTGGCGAACGAACTGTACGCCGCTCCTCCCGGGGGCGCGGCGTACGGCATGCAGCCGTTGTCGATCGGAGCCGTGCCGGGCGGAGCGCCTGGCTCGGTCCCCGGAATGCCGGCGGGTCCGAACAGCTTCACGCCCGGCGGTTCAGCCGGCGGGTTTGGTGCGCCGCTGCCATCCTCTCCGCAGGGGTTCATGGGGGGCAGCGGTGGAGCGCCGGCGCAATTCCCTGGCGGTGCAATTCCAAGTACTGCGCAAGGCCTCGGTTCGCCGTCGGTAACGCAACCGCACGTGCCGGCGTCTGGATTCGGCTCGACGTCGCAGTTACCAGGAACGCCGGCAGTGAGTGGATTAGACTTAACGCCAGAGAGTTCGTTGAACGCTGGCGGCGGCACGGCGTCGCCCACGCCGCCGTTTCCGACGACCGCCGGCCAACAGCAAAGCGGCGTGTCGCTCCCTGGCGGCCACCCGCCGCAGACGTTGCAATCGGTCGACGACGATCGCCTGCAATCGGCACTGGAGCACAGCAACATCTCGGGCGTGCCGACCAATCGCAGCGGCGCGCCGGCCAGCGGCGTCAACAGCGGTCCGTCGGTGGTTCCCGCGTCGTCGCACGCCGTGAATCGCGTCGAAGATGGCTCAACGTTCTATTTTCTGAACGAAGCTCACCAGTTCGCGCGGTTCTCCGCGCCGCCGAGCGATTTGCTGCCGGTGCCGGGAGTCTCGCTGCCGTCGTCGGCGCCCCGCGTGAGCCAGCCGATCCCGACGGGCGGCCTGGCGCTGCATCAGCCGTTTAGCGTCGAAGCCATCCGTCGCGACTTCCCAATTCTGCAGGAACGCGTCAACGGCCATCCGTTGGTGTGGCTCGACAACGCCGCGACGACGCAGAAGCCGCAGTCGGTGATCGACCGCATCGCGTACTTCTACCAACACGAAAATTCGAACATCCACCGCGCGGCCCACGAACTCGCCGCTCGCGCGACCGATGCGTACGAAGACGCACGCAACAAGGTGGCGAAGTTTCTCAACGCTTCCTCAAGTAGCGAGATCGTGTTCGTCCGCGGCGCCACCGAAGCGATCAACCTCGTCGCCAAGAGTTGGGGACGCCAGCACGTCGGCAAGGACGATGAAATCGTTCTGACGAACCTGGAGCACCACGCCAACATTGTGCCGTGGCAGATGCTCGCCCAAGAGACTGGCGCCCGCATTCGCGTCGCCCCGGTCGACGACGACGGGCAGATTCTGCTCGACGAGTACCAAAAGCTGTTCACCTCGCGGACGCGGCTCGTGGCGTTCCCGCAGGTGTCGAACGCCCTCGGCACGATCACGCCGGCGAAGGAAATGGTCGCCATCGCGCAGCGTTACGGCGCCCGCGTCCTTGTCGACGGCGCCCAAGCCGTCTCGCACATGCGAGCCGACGTGCAATCGCTGAACGCCGACTGGTACGTGTTCTCCGGCCACAAAGTATTCGCTCCCACCGGGATCGGCGTCCTCTACGGCAAGCGCGACTTGCTCGAGTCGACGCAACCGTGGCAGGGCGGCGGCAACATGATTCAGGACGTCACCTTCGAGAAGACGATCTACCAAGGGGCTCCGAATCGTTTTGAAGCAGGCACTGGCAACATCGCCGATGCGGTCGGCCTTGGCGCCGCGATCGACTATGTCGAACGGCTCGGCATCGAAAACATCGCCCGCTACGAGCACGACCTGCTCGTCTACGCGACGCGGGCGTTGCAATCGATCGACGGCCTGCGGCTGATCGGCACCGCGCCCGAGAAGGCGAGCGTACTGTCGTTCACCCTCGCCGGGCACGAGAACGAATCGATCGGCAAGGCGCTCAACGCCGAAGGGATCGCGGTTCGCTCGGGGCACCACTGTGCTCAGCCGATTCTCCGCCGCATGGGCGTCGAGTCGACCGTGCGGCCGTCGCTGGCGATGTACAACAACGTCGACGACGTGAACCGCCTGGTCGAGGCGATTCACCACGTAAAGTCGGGCAGCATTGGGTACCGCTCGTAA